A window of the Gossypium hirsutum isolate 1008001.06 chromosome A05, Gossypium_hirsutum_v2.1, whole genome shotgun sequence genome harbors these coding sequences:
- the LOC107941725 gene encoding auxin response factor 3 isoform X7 — MGGLIDLNTTEDEETPSYGSLSPSSSSASVLSASGSASSSPVCLELWHACAGPLISLPKRGSVVVYFPQGHLEQVSDFSGVAPAYDLPPHVFCRVVDVKLHAEGATDEVYAQVSLVPENEQIEQKLKEGNIEVDGEEDAEADIKSTTPHMFCKTLTASDTSTHGGFSVPRRAAEDCFPPLDYNQQRPSQELVAKDLHGLEWRFRHIYRGQPRRHLLTTGWSAFVNKKKLVSGDAVLFLRGENGELRLGIRRAAHIKNGTSFHSLCTQQLNRSNFADVVHAISMKSVFSIYYNPRYTGVVTGISEMDPVRWSGSKWRCLLVRWDDIETNRHIRVSPWEIEPSSSISSSNSLLSPVSKRNRVGLPSGKPEFMVPEGIGASDFGESLRFQKVLQGQEILGFNTHNDGANGQIMHRSDISRRFPCSNGSGIAAIRNIGRDTLVNPDISYKGVGFEESFRFQKVLQGQETFVSPPCRRGPTVDDTRESDSPGAPDVGQLSGTRSGWSSLMQSYNNSRIGPSAQVSSPSSVLKFQHASNPFANVNPIHNLNSKEKEQRVHKSSSFHAPETYGDGIPSSTGGHGSRRRYLGSLHSFGPSTDTVQLGDSQPLSAQPTFRTSQELAASCKSSCRLFGFSLTEGGHDTAKEDNMVQATSSLGAGAFLPRIGEQFNTQPPAVTNTVGSSYTKVPPIRSCVYTGFWSLMNMML; from the exons ATGGGGGGTTTAATCGATCTGAACACAACGGAAGACGAGGAAACGCCGTCATATGGTTCTTTATCCCCTTCTTCATCTTCAGCTTCCGTGTTAAGTGCTTCTGGCTCTGCTTCAAGTTCTCCCGTTTGTTTAGAGCTCTGGCATGCGTGTGCCGGTCCACTTATATCTTTGCCCAAGAGAGGAAGTGTAGTGGTTTACTTCCCTCAGGGCCACTTGGAACAAGTGTCCGATTTTTCTGGCGTAGCTCCAGCATATGATCTCCCTCCTCACGTGTTTTGTCGGGTTGTTGATGTCAAGCTCCAT GCTGAGGGTGCCACAGATGAGGTTTACGCTCAAGTTTCACTTGTTCCTGAAAATGAG CAAATTGAGCAGAAGTTGAAAGAAGGGAACATAGAAGTAGATGGTGAAGAGGATGCCGAAGCAGATATCAAGTCCACCACGCCCCACATGTTCTGCAAGACTCTTACGGCTTCTGATACCAGTACACATGGAGGCTTCTCTGTTCCTCGTCGAGCTGCTGAGGACTGCTTCCCTCCCTTG GATTATAATCAGCAGCGGCCCTCCCAAGAGCTTGTTGCTAAAGACCTGCATGGCCTGGAATGGAGATTTCGACACATCTATAGGG GACAACCACGGAGGCATTTGCTTACAACTGGATGGAGTGCTTTTGTAAATAAGAAGAAGCTTGTCTCTGGAGACGCTGTGCTTTTTCTTAG GGGTGAGAATGGAGAACTGAGGCTGGGAATCCGAAGAGCTGCTCACATTAAAAATGGCACTTCTTTTCATTCTTTGTGCACCCAGCAGTTGAACCGCAGCAATTTCGCAGATGTGGTCCATGCTATATCTATGAAAAGTGTGTTCAGCATTTACTACAATCCAAG ATACACAGGAGTTGTAACCGGAATTAGTGAGATGGATCCTGTTAGATGGTCTGGTTCAAAATGGAGATGCCTGCTG GTAAGGTGGGATGATATTGAAACCAATAGGCATATTAGGGTCTCTCCCTGGGAAATTGAACCATCCAGTTCAATATCTAGTTCTAACAGCTTGCTCTCTCCTGTTTCTAAAAGGAACAGGGTTGGACTGCCTTCAGGGAAACCTGAATTTATGGTTCCTG AAGGAATTGGAGCATCAGACTTTGGGGAATCTTTGCGGTTCCAGAAGGTCTTGCAAGGTCAAGAAATTTTGGGTTTTAACACTCATAATGATGGTGCTAATGGTCAGATAATGCACCGGTCTGATATAAGTCGGCGCTTTCCTTGCTCTAATGGTTCTGGTATTGCTGCTATACGAAATATTGGTAGAGACACATTGGTGAATCCTGATATTTCTTATAAGGGTGTAGGCTTTGAGGAATCTTTCAGATTCCAAAAGGTCTTGCAAGGTCAAGAAACTTTTGTAAGCCCTCCATGTAGAAGAGGTCCAACTGTAGATGACACTCGAGAAAGTGACAGTCCTGGTGCCCCTGATGTTGGTCAGTTGTCGGGAACTAGAAGTGGATGGTCTTCTTTGATGCAGAGCTATAATAATAGTCGTATAGGACCATCTGCACAAGTGTCCTCACCGTCTTCAGTGCTAAAGTTCCAACATGCAAGCAATCCATTTGCAAACGTCAATCCTATTCATAACTTGAATAGCAAGGAAAAGGAGCAAAGAGTTCATAAAAGTAGTTCTTTTCATGCTCCCGAAACATATGGGGACGGGATACCATCTTCAACTGGTGGACATGGTTCCCGTAGGAGGTATCTAGGAAGCCTGCATTCATTTGGTCCTTCAACTGATACTGTTCAGCTTGGTGATTCTCAACCTCTGTCAGCACAACCAACATTTAGGACAAGTCAAGAATTAGCTGCTTCATGTAAAAGTAGCTGCAGGCtttttggtttctccttgacTGAGGGAGGACATGATACTGCCAAGGAGGACAACATGGTGCAAGCAACCTCGTCATTGGGTGCTGGAGCTTTCTTACCTCGCATTGGGGAACAGTTTAACACACAACCTCCTGCAGTGACAAACACAGTTGGAAGCAGTTATACCAAA GTCCCACCAATAAGGAGTTGTGTGTACACAGGGTTTTGGAGCTTGATGAATATGATGTTGTGA
- the LOC107941725 gene encoding auxin response factor 3 isoform X6, whose amino-acid sequence MGGLIDLNTTEDEETPSYGSLSPSSSSASVLSASGSASSSPVCLELWHACAGPLISLPKRGSVVVYFPQGHLEQVSDFSGVAPAYDLPPHVFCRVVDVKLHAEGATDEVYAQVSLVPENEQIEQKLKEGNIEVDGEEDAEADIKSTTPHMFCKTLTASDTSTHGGFSVPRRAAEDCFPPLDYNQQRPSQELVAKDLHGLEWRFRHIYRGQPRRHLLTTGWSAFVNKKKLVSGDAVLFLRGENGELRLGIRRAAHIKNGTSFHSLCTQQLNRSNFADVVHAISMKSVFSIYYNPRASSSEFIIPVHKFWKSLDHSFSVGMRFKMRFESEDAAEGRYTGVVTGISEMDPVRWSGSKWRCLLVRWDDIETNRHIRVSPWEIEPSSSISSSNSLLSPVSKRNRVGLPSGKPEFMVPGIGASDFGESLRFQKVLQGQEILGFNTHNDGANGQIMHRSDISRRFPCSNGSGIAAIRNIGRDTLVNPDISYKGVGFEESFRFQKVLQGQETFVSPPCRRGPTVDDTRESDSPGAPDVGQLSGTRSGWSSLMQSYNNSRIGPSAQVSSPSSVLKFQHASNPFANVNPIHNLNSKEKEQRVHKSSSFHAPETYGDGIPSSTGGHGSRRRYLGSLHSFGPSTDTVQLGDSQPLSAQPTFRTSQELAASCKSSCRLFGFSLTEGGHDTAKEDNMVQATSSLGAGAFLPRIGEQFNTQPPAVTNTVGSSYTKVSNLYAVRDIVYDIAL is encoded by the exons ATGGGGGGTTTAATCGATCTGAACACAACGGAAGACGAGGAAACGCCGTCATATGGTTCTTTATCCCCTTCTTCATCTTCAGCTTCCGTGTTAAGTGCTTCTGGCTCTGCTTCAAGTTCTCCCGTTTGTTTAGAGCTCTGGCATGCGTGTGCCGGTCCACTTATATCTTTGCCCAAGAGAGGAAGTGTAGTGGTTTACTTCCCTCAGGGCCACTTGGAACAAGTGTCCGATTTTTCTGGCGTAGCTCCAGCATATGATCTCCCTCCTCACGTGTTTTGTCGGGTTGTTGATGTCAAGCTCCAT GCTGAGGGTGCCACAGATGAGGTTTACGCTCAAGTTTCACTTGTTCCTGAAAATGAG CAAATTGAGCAGAAGTTGAAAGAAGGGAACATAGAAGTAGATGGTGAAGAGGATGCCGAAGCAGATATCAAGTCCACCACGCCCCACATGTTCTGCAAGACTCTTACGGCTTCTGATACCAGTACACATGGAGGCTTCTCTGTTCCTCGTCGAGCTGCTGAGGACTGCTTCCCTCCCTTG GATTATAATCAGCAGCGGCCCTCCCAAGAGCTTGTTGCTAAAGACCTGCATGGCCTGGAATGGAGATTTCGACACATCTATAGGG GACAACCACGGAGGCATTTGCTTACAACTGGATGGAGTGCTTTTGTAAATAAGAAGAAGCTTGTCTCTGGAGACGCTGTGCTTTTTCTTAG GGGTGAGAATGGAGAACTGAGGCTGGGAATCCGAAGAGCTGCTCACATTAAAAATGGCACTTCTTTTCATTCTTTGTGCACCCAGCAGTTGAACCGCAGCAATTTCGCAGATGTGGTCCATGCTATATCTATGAAAAGTGTGTTCAGCATTTACTACAATCCAAG GGCCAGTTCATCAGAGTTCATAATACCAGTGCATAAGTTCTGGAAGAGTCTTGATCATTCTTTTTCTGTTGGAATGAGATTTAAGATGCGGTTTGAATCTGAAGATGCAGCAGAAGGAAG ATACACAGGAGTTGTAACCGGAATTAGTGAGATGGATCCTGTTAGATGGTCTGGTTCAAAATGGAGATGCCTGCTG GTAAGGTGGGATGATATTGAAACCAATAGGCATATTAGGGTCTCTCCCTGGGAAATTGAACCATCCAGTTCAATATCTAGTTCTAACAGCTTGCTCTCTCCTGTTTCTAAAAGGAACAGGGTTGGACTGCCTTCAGGGAAACCTGAATTTATGGTTCCTG GAATTGGAGCATCAGACTTTGGGGAATCTTTGCGGTTCCAGAAGGTCTTGCAAGGTCAAGAAATTTTGGGTTTTAACACTCATAATGATGGTGCTAATGGTCAGATAATGCACCGGTCTGATATAAGTCGGCGCTTTCCTTGCTCTAATGGTTCTGGTATTGCTGCTATACGAAATATTGGTAGAGACACATTGGTGAATCCTGATATTTCTTATAAGGGTGTAGGCTTTGAGGAATCTTTCAGATTCCAAAAGGTCTTGCAAGGTCAAGAAACTTTTGTAAGCCCTCCATGTAGAAGAGGTCCAACTGTAGATGACACTCGAGAAAGTGACAGTCCTGGTGCCCCTGATGTTGGTCAGTTGTCGGGAACTAGAAGTGGATGGTCTTCTTTGATGCAGAGCTATAATAATAGTCGTATAGGACCATCTGCACAAGTGTCCTCACCGTCTTCAGTGCTAAAGTTCCAACATGCAAGCAATCCATTTGCAAACGTCAATCCTATTCATAACTTGAATAGCAAGGAAAAGGAGCAAAGAGTTCATAAAAGTAGTTCTTTTCATGCTCCCGAAACATATGGGGACGGGATACCATCTTCAACTGGTGGACATGGTTCCCGTAGGAGGTATCTAGGAAGCCTGCATTCATTTGGTCCTTCAACTGATACTGTTCAGCTTGGTGATTCTCAACCTCTGTCAGCACAACCAACATTTAGGACAAGTCAAGAATTAGCTGCTTCATGTAAAAGTAGCTGCAGGCtttttggtttctccttgacTGAGGGAGGACATGATACTGCCAAGGAGGACAACATGGTGCAAGCAACCTCGTCATTGGGTGCTGGAGCTTTCTTACCTCGCATTGGGGAACAGTTTAACACACAACCTCCTGCAGTGACAAACACAGTTGGAAGCAGTTATACCAAAGTAAGCAACCTCTACGCTGTCAGAGATATTGTTTATGATATTGCATTATAG
- the LOC107941725 gene encoding auxin response factor 3 isoform X3, which produces MGGLIDLNTTEDEETPSYGSLSPSSSSASVLSASGSASSSPVCLELWHACAGPLISLPKRGSVVVYFPQGHLEQVSDFSGVAPAYDLPPHVFCRVVDVKLHAEGATDEVYAQVSLVPENEQIEQKLKEGNIEVDGEEDAEADIKSTTPHMFCKTLTASDTSTHGGFSVPRRAAEDCFPPLDYNQQRPSQELVAKDLHGLEWRFRHIYRGQPRRHLLTTGWSAFVNKKKLVSGDAVLFLRGENGELRLGIRRAAHIKNGTSFHSLCTQQLNRSNFADVVHAISMKSVFSIYYNPSRASSSEFIIPVHKFWKSLDHSFSVGMRFKMRFESEDAAEGRYTGVVTGISEMDPVRWSGSKWRCLLVRWDDIETNRHIRVSPWEIEPSSSISSSNSLLSPVSKRNRVGLPSGKPEFMVPGIGASDFGESLRFQKVLQGQEILGFNTHNDGANGQIMHRSDISRRFPCSNGSGIAAIRNIGRDTLVNPDISYKGVGFEESFRFQKVLQGQETFVSPPCRRGPTVDDTRESDSPGAPDVGQLSGTRSGWSSLMQSYNNSRIGPSAQVSSPSSVLKFQHASNPFANVNPIHNLNSKEKEQRVHKSSSFHAPETYGDGIPSSTGGHGSRRRYLGSLHSFGPSTDTVQLGDSQPLSAQPTFRTSQELAASCKSSCRLFGFSLTEGGHDTAKEDNMVQATSSLGAGAFLPRIGEQFNTQPPAVTNTVGSSYTKVPPIRSCVYTGFWSLMNMML; this is translated from the exons ATGGGGGGTTTAATCGATCTGAACACAACGGAAGACGAGGAAACGCCGTCATATGGTTCTTTATCCCCTTCTTCATCTTCAGCTTCCGTGTTAAGTGCTTCTGGCTCTGCTTCAAGTTCTCCCGTTTGTTTAGAGCTCTGGCATGCGTGTGCCGGTCCACTTATATCTTTGCCCAAGAGAGGAAGTGTAGTGGTTTACTTCCCTCAGGGCCACTTGGAACAAGTGTCCGATTTTTCTGGCGTAGCTCCAGCATATGATCTCCCTCCTCACGTGTTTTGTCGGGTTGTTGATGTCAAGCTCCAT GCTGAGGGTGCCACAGATGAGGTTTACGCTCAAGTTTCACTTGTTCCTGAAAATGAG CAAATTGAGCAGAAGTTGAAAGAAGGGAACATAGAAGTAGATGGTGAAGAGGATGCCGAAGCAGATATCAAGTCCACCACGCCCCACATGTTCTGCAAGACTCTTACGGCTTCTGATACCAGTACACATGGAGGCTTCTCTGTTCCTCGTCGAGCTGCTGAGGACTGCTTCCCTCCCTTG GATTATAATCAGCAGCGGCCCTCCCAAGAGCTTGTTGCTAAAGACCTGCATGGCCTGGAATGGAGATTTCGACACATCTATAGGG GACAACCACGGAGGCATTTGCTTACAACTGGATGGAGTGCTTTTGTAAATAAGAAGAAGCTTGTCTCTGGAGACGCTGTGCTTTTTCTTAG GGGTGAGAATGGAGAACTGAGGCTGGGAATCCGAAGAGCTGCTCACATTAAAAATGGCACTTCTTTTCATTCTTTGTGCACCCAGCAGTTGAACCGCAGCAATTTCGCAGATGTGGTCCATGCTATATCTATGAAAAGTGTGTTCAGCATTTACTACAATCCAAG CAGGGCCAGTTCATCAGAGTTCATAATACCAGTGCATAAGTTCTGGAAGAGTCTTGATCATTCTTTTTCTGTTGGAATGAGATTTAAGATGCGGTTTGAATCTGAAGATGCAGCAGAAGGAAG ATACACAGGAGTTGTAACCGGAATTAGTGAGATGGATCCTGTTAGATGGTCTGGTTCAAAATGGAGATGCCTGCTG GTAAGGTGGGATGATATTGAAACCAATAGGCATATTAGGGTCTCTCCCTGGGAAATTGAACCATCCAGTTCAATATCTAGTTCTAACAGCTTGCTCTCTCCTGTTTCTAAAAGGAACAGGGTTGGACTGCCTTCAGGGAAACCTGAATTTATGGTTCCTG GAATTGGAGCATCAGACTTTGGGGAATCTTTGCGGTTCCAGAAGGTCTTGCAAGGTCAAGAAATTTTGGGTTTTAACACTCATAATGATGGTGCTAATGGTCAGATAATGCACCGGTCTGATATAAGTCGGCGCTTTCCTTGCTCTAATGGTTCTGGTATTGCTGCTATACGAAATATTGGTAGAGACACATTGGTGAATCCTGATATTTCTTATAAGGGTGTAGGCTTTGAGGAATCTTTCAGATTCCAAAAGGTCTTGCAAGGTCAAGAAACTTTTGTAAGCCCTCCATGTAGAAGAGGTCCAACTGTAGATGACACTCGAGAAAGTGACAGTCCTGGTGCCCCTGATGTTGGTCAGTTGTCGGGAACTAGAAGTGGATGGTCTTCTTTGATGCAGAGCTATAATAATAGTCGTATAGGACCATCTGCACAAGTGTCCTCACCGTCTTCAGTGCTAAAGTTCCAACATGCAAGCAATCCATTTGCAAACGTCAATCCTATTCATAACTTGAATAGCAAGGAAAAGGAGCAAAGAGTTCATAAAAGTAGTTCTTTTCATGCTCCCGAAACATATGGGGACGGGATACCATCTTCAACTGGTGGACATGGTTCCCGTAGGAGGTATCTAGGAAGCCTGCATTCATTTGGTCCTTCAACTGATACTGTTCAGCTTGGTGATTCTCAACCTCTGTCAGCACAACCAACATTTAGGACAAGTCAAGAATTAGCTGCTTCATGTAAAAGTAGCTGCAGGCtttttggtttctccttgacTGAGGGAGGACATGATACTGCCAAGGAGGACAACATGGTGCAAGCAACCTCGTCATTGGGTGCTGGAGCTTTCTTACCTCGCATTGGGGAACAGTTTAACACACAACCTCCTGCAGTGACAAACACAGTTGGAAGCAGTTATACCAAA GTCCCACCAATAAGGAGTTGTGTGTACACAGGGTTTTGGAGCTTGATGAATATGATGTTGTGA
- the LOC107941725 gene encoding auxin response factor 3 isoform X2, with protein MGGLIDLNTTEDEETPSYGSLSPSSSSASVLSASGSASSSPVCLELWHACAGPLISLPKRGSVVVYFPQGHLEQVSDFSGVAPAYDLPPHVFCRVVDVKLHAEGATDEVYAQVSLVPENEQIEQKLKEGNIEVDGEEDAEADIKSTTPHMFCKTLTASDTSTHGGFSVPRRAAEDCFPPLDYNQQRPSQELVAKDLHGLEWRFRHIYRGQPRRHLLTTGWSAFVNKKKLVSGDAVLFLRGENGELRLGIRRAAHIKNGTSFHSLCTQQLNRSNFADVVHAISMKSVFSIYYNPRASSSEFIIPVHKFWKSLDHSFSVGMRFKMRFESEDAAEGRYTGVVTGISEMDPVRWSGSKWRCLLVRWDDIETNRHIRVSPWEIEPSSSISSSNSLLSPVSKRNRVGLPSGKPEFMVPEGIGASDFGESLRFQKVLQGQEILGFNTHNDGANGQIMHRSDISRRFPCSNGSGIAAIRNIGRDTLVNPDISYKGVGFEESFRFQKVLQGQETFVSPPCRRGPTVDDTRESDSPGAPDVGQLSGTRSGWSSLMQSYNNSRIGPSAQVSSPSSVLKFQHASNPFANVNPIHNLNSKEKEQRVHKSSSFHAPETYGDGIPSSTGGHGSRRRYLGSLHSFGPSTDTVQLGDSQPLSAQPTFRTSQELAASCKSSCRLFGFSLTEGGHDTAKEDNMVQATSSLGAGAFLPRIGEQFNTQPPAVTNTVGSSYTKVPPIRSCVYTGFWSLMNMML; from the exons ATGGGGGGTTTAATCGATCTGAACACAACGGAAGACGAGGAAACGCCGTCATATGGTTCTTTATCCCCTTCTTCATCTTCAGCTTCCGTGTTAAGTGCTTCTGGCTCTGCTTCAAGTTCTCCCGTTTGTTTAGAGCTCTGGCATGCGTGTGCCGGTCCACTTATATCTTTGCCCAAGAGAGGAAGTGTAGTGGTTTACTTCCCTCAGGGCCACTTGGAACAAGTGTCCGATTTTTCTGGCGTAGCTCCAGCATATGATCTCCCTCCTCACGTGTTTTGTCGGGTTGTTGATGTCAAGCTCCAT GCTGAGGGTGCCACAGATGAGGTTTACGCTCAAGTTTCACTTGTTCCTGAAAATGAG CAAATTGAGCAGAAGTTGAAAGAAGGGAACATAGAAGTAGATGGTGAAGAGGATGCCGAAGCAGATATCAAGTCCACCACGCCCCACATGTTCTGCAAGACTCTTACGGCTTCTGATACCAGTACACATGGAGGCTTCTCTGTTCCTCGTCGAGCTGCTGAGGACTGCTTCCCTCCCTTG GATTATAATCAGCAGCGGCCCTCCCAAGAGCTTGTTGCTAAAGACCTGCATGGCCTGGAATGGAGATTTCGACACATCTATAGGG GACAACCACGGAGGCATTTGCTTACAACTGGATGGAGTGCTTTTGTAAATAAGAAGAAGCTTGTCTCTGGAGACGCTGTGCTTTTTCTTAG GGGTGAGAATGGAGAACTGAGGCTGGGAATCCGAAGAGCTGCTCACATTAAAAATGGCACTTCTTTTCATTCTTTGTGCACCCAGCAGTTGAACCGCAGCAATTTCGCAGATGTGGTCCATGCTATATCTATGAAAAGTGTGTTCAGCATTTACTACAATCCAAG GGCCAGTTCATCAGAGTTCATAATACCAGTGCATAAGTTCTGGAAGAGTCTTGATCATTCTTTTTCTGTTGGAATGAGATTTAAGATGCGGTTTGAATCTGAAGATGCAGCAGAAGGAAG ATACACAGGAGTTGTAACCGGAATTAGTGAGATGGATCCTGTTAGATGGTCTGGTTCAAAATGGAGATGCCTGCTG GTAAGGTGGGATGATATTGAAACCAATAGGCATATTAGGGTCTCTCCCTGGGAAATTGAACCATCCAGTTCAATATCTAGTTCTAACAGCTTGCTCTCTCCTGTTTCTAAAAGGAACAGGGTTGGACTGCCTTCAGGGAAACCTGAATTTATGGTTCCTG AAGGAATTGGAGCATCAGACTTTGGGGAATCTTTGCGGTTCCAGAAGGTCTTGCAAGGTCAAGAAATTTTGGGTTTTAACACTCATAATGATGGTGCTAATGGTCAGATAATGCACCGGTCTGATATAAGTCGGCGCTTTCCTTGCTCTAATGGTTCTGGTATTGCTGCTATACGAAATATTGGTAGAGACACATTGGTGAATCCTGATATTTCTTATAAGGGTGTAGGCTTTGAGGAATCTTTCAGATTCCAAAAGGTCTTGCAAGGTCAAGAAACTTTTGTAAGCCCTCCATGTAGAAGAGGTCCAACTGTAGATGACACTCGAGAAAGTGACAGTCCTGGTGCCCCTGATGTTGGTCAGTTGTCGGGAACTAGAAGTGGATGGTCTTCTTTGATGCAGAGCTATAATAATAGTCGTATAGGACCATCTGCACAAGTGTCCTCACCGTCTTCAGTGCTAAAGTTCCAACATGCAAGCAATCCATTTGCAAACGTCAATCCTATTCATAACTTGAATAGCAAGGAAAAGGAGCAAAGAGTTCATAAAAGTAGTTCTTTTCATGCTCCCGAAACATATGGGGACGGGATACCATCTTCAACTGGTGGACATGGTTCCCGTAGGAGGTATCTAGGAAGCCTGCATTCATTTGGTCCTTCAACTGATACTGTTCAGCTTGGTGATTCTCAACCTCTGTCAGCACAACCAACATTTAGGACAAGTCAAGAATTAGCTGCTTCATGTAAAAGTAGCTGCAGGCtttttggtttctccttgacTGAGGGAGGACATGATACTGCCAAGGAGGACAACATGGTGCAAGCAACCTCGTCATTGGGTGCTGGAGCTTTCTTACCTCGCATTGGGGAACAGTTTAACACACAACCTCCTGCAGTGACAAACACAGTTGGAAGCAGTTATACCAAA GTCCCACCAATAAGGAGTTGTGTGTACACAGGGTTTTGGAGCTTGATGAATATGATGTTGTGA